A stretch of the Erpetoichthys calabaricus chromosome 3, fErpCal1.3, whole genome shotgun sequence genome encodes the following:
- the fam110c gene encoding protein FAM110C, with protein sequence MATELLKNGPMPVSGGTSSLPARLLNKGPEYLRKHMEVESRGKVSAVERLAADKAKFVKGQQLQQQQMIISKQGAVVACSSDSETSSESYPAHAYLKSTEETKVATDSPTSIDNSSTIVRRSSSKKQRPDSLVMYRQKCELVKGSSSDSSKGSLVRRLFHGTLKDNKQVASPETRPSKNDRVEHAVHQQSAKGKAVATAPIQPSPCKASSQEATETVVQSEAPKRGLFRSHSDISSRYSKAFSEFESFFKYCGLDSDVIDDLGKENFSAVSDNVSFRLRSVSVVTSNSGFTRHSGDSDGLLEEELNVKSTASTGTSAIERNARVIKWLYGCRNAREAGRALRELV encoded by the coding sequence ATGGCAACAGAACTTTTAAAAAACGGCCCGATGCCGGTGTCTGGTGGCACTTCGTCCTTACCCGCAAGGCTTCTAAATAAGGGCCCGGAATACCTGCGAAAGCACATGGAAGTAGAAAGCAGAGGGAAGGTGAGCGCCGTGGAGAGACTGGCAGCGGATAAAGCCAAGTTTGTTAAGGGCCAACAGCTGCAGCAACAGCAGATGATAATCTCGAAACAGGGGGCAGTCGTCGCATGCAGTTCAGACTCGGAGACAAGCAGCGAATCGTACCCGGCACACGCTTATTTGAAGAGTACGGAAGAGACGAAGGTGGCAACTGACTCTCCCACGTCAATCGACAACTCATCCACTATTGTCAGGCGAAGCAGCTCAAAAAAACAGAGGCCGGACTCTCTGGTCATGTACCGACAGAAGTGCGAACTAGTCAAAGGCTCCAGCAGTGACTCTTCTAAAGGCAGCCTTGTGCGGAGGCTGTTTCACGGCACCCTAAAAGACAACAAGCAAGTGGCTTCACCTGAAACTCGACCCTCAAAAAATGACAGGGTGGAACACGCAGTACACCAGCAAAGTGCAAAAGGAAAGGCTGTCGCCACGGCTCCCATTCAGCCTAGTCCATGTAAAGCCAGCAGCCAAGAGGCGACAGAGACTGTGGTGCAGTCGGAGGCGCCCAAAAGAGGGCTCTTCCGATCGCACTCGGACATCAGTTCCAGGTACTCCAAAGCCTTCTCGGAATTTGAGAGCTTTTTCAAATACTGTGGACTGGACAGCGACGTGATCGATGACTTAGGAAAAGAAAACTTCTCGGCTGTATCAGATAACGTGTCATTCAGGCTCCGGAGTGTCAGTGTTGTAACTTCGAATAGTGGGTTCACGAGACACAGTGGAGATAGCGACGGCCTTTTGGAAGAAGAACTCAACGTGAAAAGCACAGCTTCCACGGGCACGTCAGCTATAGAGCGCAACGCGCGCGTCATCAAATGGCTGTATGGCTGTCGGAACGCTAGGGAGGCCGGCCGCGCGCTGCGCGAACTCGTGTAA